The genomic region GAGACCCCGACCATCATCAACACCCTCATCGAGGGCAAGACCGAGTGGGACGAGATGGCGGAATTCAAGGTCTCCTAGGCCTCCGCTGCACCACTCACGGCTGGGAAACCACCTGGTGGGGGGAGCCCGGGTGTGACGCGATGTCTCCCAGGGCGCTTTTATGCCCTAATATCTCCCACGTCACATTTCCCAGTTCGTGAAAGGGGTGTCCCAGTGACTACTCCAGACCAGACCCGTAGTGGGTCTACCGCGGCTCAGCAGCCCGCAAAGGCACCGGCGGCCGCCCGAGGCATCGGCCCCATGATCGGCGCCATCTTCCTTATGGCAACCTCCGCCATCGGCCCCGGCTTCCTCACCCAAACCTCCGTTTTCACCGTCCAGATGGGCGCCGCGTTCGCGTTTGCGATCCTGCTGTCCATCATCGTGGACATCGCTGTCCAGCTCAACGTCTGGCGCATCCTCGGCGTCTCCGGCATGCGCGCCAGCGAACTCGCCAACGAGATCCTGCCGGGCCTCGGCTGGGTGCTGGCCGTCCTCGTCGGCATCGGTGGCTTGGTGTTCAACATCGGCAACATCGCCGGCACCGGCCTGGGCATTCAGGCGCTGACCGCAGGGGCCGTCGACCCGAAGATCGGCGGCGCGCTTTCCGCGATCATCGCCATCGTCGTGTTCCTGTGGAAGCGGGCGGGCGCCGCGCTCGACGTCATCGTCGGCATCCTCGGCGCGATGATGATCCTGCTCATGCTGTACGTCGCCATCTCCTCCAACCCGCCTGTCGCGGACGCGCTGCGCCAGACCGTGGCACCGGAGCGCGTCGACTTCAACGTCATCACCACCCTCATCGGCGGCTCCATCGGCGGCTACATCGTCTTCGCCGGCGTACACCGCCTCATCGACGCAGGCCACACCGGCCCGGAAAACGTCGACTACCTGACCCGGTCCTCAGTCACCGGCATTATCGTCACCGGTGTCATGCGCGTGCTGCTGTTTTTGGCGGTGCTGGGCGTGGTGGCCACCGGCGTAGCCCTGTCCAAGGACAACACCGCCGCCGACGTGTTCTACCAGGCGGCTGGCGACTTCGGCCGCCGCGCCTTCGGCCTCGTGCTGTGGGCTGCAGGTTTGTCGTCCGTGATCGGCGCATCGTTTACCTCCATCTCCTTTTTGACCAAGCAGGGCTTCGATCCGAAGAAGCGCGGCTGGCTCACCGTCGTGTTCATAGTGATTTCCTCGGTGGTGTTCCTTGTCGCCGGTTCTGCTCCGCAGAAGCTGCTCATTTTCGCAGGTGCGTTCAACGGCCTGATCTTGCCGATCGCTTTCGCCGTCGTGCTGTGGGCGGGCTTTTTCCGCAAGGATCTGCTCAAGGGGTGGGAGCCGCCGAAGTGGACGCTCATCATCGGTCTGGTCGTCCTTGTGGGCTGTGTGCTCATGGGTTGGGCTTCCATCTCGAAGCTGCCGTCGATCTGGGCGTAGCGAGATGGGAATGCAGCCTGCTGCGATGACCCCGGCGCAAGCCCGCGCGTTGTTCCGCACCACCGATGTGGCGACGACGGCGGGCTTTTCCGCTGGCTACGTCCAGGCCAACCTGATTGCGTTGGACAAAAAGTACGCCTTCGATTTCCTGTTGTTCGCGCAGCGCAACCCGAAACCGTGCCCGCTGCTCGGCGTGCTGGAGGCGGGGCAGCTGTCTTCGTCGTTGCTCGCCGGCGGCGACATCCGCACCGACATCCCGTCCTACCGCGTGTTTTCGCAGGGCTCGCTTATCGACGAACCTTCGGACGCCACCTCCTACTGGACCGAAGACACCGTCGCGTTTCTCATCGGCTGCTCGTTCACCTTCGAGCAGGCGCTTGTCGAACACGGTGTGCCGGTGGCGCACATCGTGCAGGGGCGCAATGTGCCGATGTATCTGACCAACATCGACTGCGAACCCGCCGGTGTGTTCAGCGGAAAAATGGTGGTGTCCATGCGTCCCATCCCGGCGAATTTGGTGTCTGACGCGGTGCGCATCACCTCGCGCTACCCGGCGGTGCACGGGGCGCCTGTGCACGTGGGGGAGCCGGGATTAATCGGAATCGACGACCTGGACGCGCCGGACTTCGGCGAGGCCGTGGACATCCCCGCGGGCACCGTGCCGGTGTTTTGGGCGTGCGGAGTAACGCCGCAGTCGATCGTGATGCACTCCAAGCCGGAGCTGGCCATCTGCCACGCGCCGGGCAAGATGCTCGTCACCGACGCGCGCGATCTGGCCTACCAGGTTCCATAAACTGCGCCGCTGTGGACAACTTTCCCGCCTGCGTCGAGGGTTATCCACAGGCTGGGTCTGGGTGGGGTTGTAGGTGGTTTAGCGTGTGGGCCATGAACCCGTTTGACGCATTCATCCAGGCGATGGCCGCAGAATCCATGGAGACACTGCGGCACTTCGACCTGCCCGTC from Corynebacterium fournieri harbors:
- a CDS encoding putative hydro-lyase, giving the protein MQPAAMTPAQARALFRTTDVATTAGFSAGYVQANLIALDKKYAFDFLLFAQRNPKPCPLLGVLEAGQLSSSLLAGGDIRTDIPSYRVFSQGSLIDEPSDATSYWTEDTVAFLIGCSFTFEQALVEHGVPVAHIVQGRNVPMYLTNIDCEPAGVFSGKMVVSMRPIPANLVSDAVRITSRYPAVHGAPVHVGEPGLIGIDDLDAPDFGEAVDIPAGTVPVFWACGVTPQSIVMHSKPELAICHAPGKMLVTDARDLAYQVP
- a CDS encoding NRAMP family divalent metal transporter; this encodes MIGAIFLMATSAIGPGFLTQTSVFTVQMGAAFAFAILLSIIVDIAVQLNVWRILGVSGMRASELANEILPGLGWVLAVLVGIGGLVFNIGNIAGTGLGIQALTAGAVDPKIGGALSAIIAIVVFLWKRAGAALDVIVGILGAMMILLMLYVAISSNPPVADALRQTVAPERVDFNVITTLIGGSIGGYIVFAGVHRLIDAGHTGPENVDYLTRSSVTGIIVTGVMRVLLFLAVLGVVATGVALSKDNTAADVFYQAAGDFGRRAFGLVLWAAGLSSVIGASFTSISFLTKQGFDPKKRGWLTVVFIVISSVVFLVAGSAPQKLLIFAGAFNGLILPIAFAVVLWAGFFRKDLLKGWEPPKWTLIIGLVVLVGCVLMGWASISKLPSIWA